ATCCAATAAATGACTTAATTCTGCCTGAAACTTGTCAAAATCTGTATAGTTGCGCCCTTGGGGACGAGATACACAAGCCGAATCATTCAACCCCACCGATAAAATTAACAGATCCGGGAGACGATTCCGCAACTCTCCCCGGCGACAAAACTCGCATTCTAACCGTTGGACAACCTGCGGAGTGCGATCGCCTCGTACTCCCAAATTATAAACCACATGGCCCGCACTCTCTGGAGCCATCCACGAGCGGCGCAGGCGCTCCACCCAACCCCCACCTTCCACATCCCCAAAGCCATAAACCAGACTATCGCCAAAGGCAATAATTTTCAGGGTAGAACCCTTCTGAGAGGGACGAGTTGAACTCTGGGACGCTGATGCAATAGGACAATAGTGCATGGACAGAACGCTCAAACTAGGGTGGACAGCCGTATCATCAGGCGCAATTCACCAGCAGGCTGGTGAAGTTGACCCAATATAGTTGTACACTGTAACGGAAAATTTACGAAGTAATGAAAAATTTACAACCCGGCAAGAAGAATCAACCGTTTTCCAGGGATGCAGTTGCGGTAAAATCCCAGAGATGGTGACCCTCGATCCTGTATTAGTCTCTTAGGGAACCCAAACCCTCTTTACCCAATTTTTAATTTTTAATTTTTAATTTTTAATTGATATCATGGCCCAGACCCTGAGCAAAGAAATTGTATTGATTGGTGGAGGACACGCCCATGCGATCGCCCTTCGTCAGTTTGCTCTCAATCCCATTCCAGGCGTGCGTCTTACCCTAATTACCGATACCCTACACACCCCCTATTCTGGGATGTTACCGGGGCATATTGCCGGGTTTTACAGCTTTGACCAAACTCACATCGACCTACACCATCTCTGTCAATTTGCTGGGGCCCAACTGTACCGAGATCAGGCCATTGGTCTAGATTTAAAGCGCAACCAAGTCTCTCTTGCCCATCGTCCCCCCGTCCGCTTTGACCTGCTCTCGATTGATATTGGCAGTACCCCCAACCAACTCCAAGTGCCTGGAGCGGATAAGTATGCTATACCCGCTAAACCGGTTTCCCAGTTTCTCAACCGTTGGCGAGAGACCATTGAAGCCTTTGCCCGTCATCCGACCAAAACCCTAAAACTAGCCATTGTGGGGGGAGGTGCAGGGGGAGTCGAGTTAGCGCTCACGATGCAACAGGGGTTATTTGTCTGCCGACAAGCG
This genomic window from Roseofilum capinflatum BLCC-M114 contains:
- a CDS encoding GDSL-type esterase/lipase family protein, with the protein product MHYCPIASASQSSTRPSQKGSTLKIIAFGDSLVYGFGDVEGGGWVERLRRSWMAPESAGHVVYNLGVRGDRTPQVVQRLECEFCRRGELRNRLPDLLILSVGLNDSACVSRPQGRNYTDFDKFQAELSHLLDQSKELCPVLYVGMVPVDESKMPFLDCLYYNHDQQYRYKEATRQACEQRQIPYLDLFDLWMQHSLSWQQERLGSDGLHPNVLGYQTIFQQICAWEPIRRLDGGVILPQGSGRSLQYSASR